The genomic DNA CTGACAGTGGGAAATGAACTAtaagacattaacattatcctctgacagacagtgggagatgaatcataagacattaacattatcttctgacagacagtgggagatgaACCGTAAGACACTAACATtatcctctgacagacagtgggagatgaATCATAAGATATTAACATtatcctctgacagacagtgggaaaGGAACCGtaagacattaacattatcctctgacagacagtgggaaatgaactgtaagacattaacattatcttctgacagacagtgggaaatGAACTGTGAGACATTAACATTAtcttctgacagacagtgggaaatGAACCGtaagacattaacattatcttctgacagacagtgggaaatgaactgtaagacattaacattatctTCTGACAGTGGGAAATGAACTGtaagacattaacattatcctctgacagacagtgggagatgaatcataagacattaacattatcttctgacagacagtgggaaatGAACCGtaagacattaacattatcctctgacagacagtgggagatgaATCCTGTCCAGTCCTGTTAGAAAGACACTAGCCTAATGTTAGCATGGTCGTGTTAGCATGTCGAAACCGTCGAGTCCTATTAAGGTAAGAACTGTTATGGAGGAAAGATGAGGAATTGCTCTATTTCGCCCATGCATTTTCTGCAGGCCCTACTCTCAGCTGTCACATAAACCACTTTGGGACAGGTCTGTGTCCTAAGCAGTGAAGACACACTCGCACGTACGTTCGTGACGAGGAAAGCTCTACTGCTTACCAAACATCGCAGTTGTGTTTTCCAGGGAGAAGGTCCATGCACAGTTCTGTCACAGAAGTCTCCAAACAGCTTTAAAAGCAAATATGAACGGCCAGAGTGCATGCAGACCAAACGTGTTTGGAAATGTACCATAAAATAGGACAAGTTCACAACTTAGATTTATGCAGTGAACGACAAAGCGCCCCCGcaccactcactcaccctctagAGCAGAGGTAAACTGAACAAAGCGGTATGTTTCTGATCTACTTCACGAAGAGCCACTGAAAGGCCGTAATGCCAGAGGTCACATGATCACAAGGCTAACCCATAAAAAGTCCATTAAGCGCGCTGCTTTAAGTGCTGTGTTGTTATCTAGTTGGCAGGTCTTACAAACACAGCTCCATTTTGGAGTGGTGTTGTCCTCAGCTCCCGGACAAAAGTAGCCCGGCTTTGGGAATGTCGGTGGGAGCGACGTTGTGATTCCCACATACATTTATTCGTTAGATCATGCTCTATCATATCATAAAAGAAGATTTCTATAGCAGTCTAACTTAATCTTTAAGCCTATTTTATAAATGGCAGCCCTTTCCCGTTTTCTTCTCATGCTAGCCACGAATTAGTGAATTAGTGAAATACGAATTAGTGAAACTGTCCGTGTGAGTAGCTATCTTTGTGAAATCTTGTCTGTGTATGAACTTGGGATGAGTTCCTGGTCAGGATCGGATCACAGGTACCTAGGTGGCAGTAACTGTAACTGCTTATCAAATTAAAATAAGGCAACGCAGGTCATAAGAGGTTATTTAAGAATTGGCTTCACTACTCAGAATCGCTTCCCTTGACActaaaagaagaggaaaatgttAAACGTAAATATTTAATCTCAAATATTTCAATGATATAAGCCTATTTATGTACTTCTGGCTAAAGTAATACGGTGTTTTTAAACGCATCCTAACTTCTATGAATTCGTAATTCACAATTTAGAGCCTACCATATTCtcataaatgttttgtgttgtcatgCGATTTCAATAAATCGCAACATCTGTTAGTATAGTCACAGacatgttgtttctgttttgatggTATAGCCTAATTACAAAGCCCGAAAACGACGCTCTGCTGCCTCAATTCGCTCAAAAGAAGCTGCGAATATTCTGCATCCCTGAGCATCGGTACTAGAGAGAGCTGTTCAGGCCTACATCTCACTGCCACTGACAAGAGCGCCGCTGGTTCCTGATGACTTGCCCTTTGTTTTGAATCTTGTTTTAACCCAATAACCTTATGCCACGCGCCACAGTGGGCTTAAAATACAACGTTGGTTTTTGATCCAGAAGTCAGGGGAAACAGCATCGCTACTTGacccattattattattattattattattgttattattattattattactactattcttcttcttcttcttcttcttcttcttcttcttcttcttcttcttcttcttgttattattattattgttgttgttgttgttgttattatatgtgtacagtgtgatgCTGATAGCGTGATGTTGCTTCTCCCTCGTGTACAGTGCTGTGGAAAAGAATTTCCCTCCGGGACAAtcaatctaaatctaaatctattctcattattattattattattattattattattattattgttattattattgttgttgttgttgttgttgttattattataaattaGCCTAGTCTTTTGCTCATATTATAAATTCAGTTCGAATGTTTTTGTAGAGTAAGACTTGATTCCGTGAGGCCAACGTACCAAACGGCTTTGAAGGTTTTATGATAGGCCAATAAGTAGCCGTGCAAACGCTTTATCCCTGGCAGAGGGAATACGTTCTCTGATGTCTTGGAGGACTGGTTATCAAGACACATTTTGTTCATCTGAATGTcaatatatttattcattttatcttttcatcattttgtaGATAGCGATATGGTCACTGTGCAAAGACAGTGGCCAGTGACGTTTTATCGAAGGCTGGTTCTGGTCTTCTTTGGTAGTGTGATGGTCATTTTTTGGACCATCTATTTATGTACTCCGAAAGACACTGGCGTTAGTTTGGACGTCTTCATGCTCCGCGTCCGTTAAAGTACAGCTGCCTGATGGTGGTTTTTCCACGCATTACAGATAACATTCACCTCACATTTGGTTGGGAGGAAACGTAGCTTTTTTTCAAAATACGgcatttttgtgaaatgtggtTCCCTGAATCCGGGCGGTCATTCTTATAACTCACCTTTAATTGTGTGACTTTGAGATGAGACTTTAGGTGTGGCTGACAGAGATAAACGTGTGTACTTGGAAAGACTGCTGGTCGTTGAGTTTAATTGCTTGTAGCGATACCAATATTTTTTGGAGACGGTCCTTATGTCATAGCCTCTTTGGCTGCTTCAGACGGACAAATGTCAAAAGTGAATGTAAGTAATTAACCTCTAGGCAGGCCGTACACAGTGAAGATATGGTGAGTTGCATTTTTTCAGTATGAATGCATTTGAGCCAACAAGTTTTCCACTTAGGTCCATGCCGTTTGTAATTTGATGATACTTTaatttcactctcttttcccaATGGAAACTCAATATCGTCGTTATATTTGTGTATTCACATAAATGCAGAAGTGTATCAAATGTCCAGCTGACATCTAAAAAGAAACTCGACTGATTCCGCTACTTTAATCGTTCAATTTTATACAGTGGACTACACTGCTGTCCACTGCTGTTTTATTCAGCAGACCACACTGTTGTCCGTGGTTTCAATAAAAGATTGGCTGAGAGCCAAACGAAacccaaaatgtcctcatgtCGTCAAGTTGTTGGTGGTGGATCGGAATTGCACGCAAGTGGATTTTGGCAACGGGTAAAATGGACTTTGGTTCATATGCCGCCCATAAAACAAACTGCAGATGCCTTTTCTGCATGTAAACTGTTATACTGAGACgtcaataaaatgtttgtttaaatatgtcGCTGAAGTGCTTGCAGTTTCTTAAGAAATTAATAAATTCATCACTTTTCGCTCTTTCTGGAAtgcttttgttttatcagtagtAGAAAATGGGCGGGATTAAATTAGGGTGAAATCGTCCAAAGGAAATAATTTTTGTGCGATATTTAGGATAGCAGAGATTTAGGAGATTTATGATATCGGTGGGTTTTTCAGTGCATTTGAAAAATCTGTTATAGCCGAATTAACCTTTAAGGAGCAGTCTGATGTGAAAACTGGGAAATCACACATGATATTTGCATCTCACATATAAGATGCCACCCAAAATGCTAAAATATCAACATTCAGAAATGCACTTTTATATGAGAAACTGCTTCACATGTGGAAAATCGTTTTTATGTGTTCGGATCGTATTAATTTATGCATGAatacatgtactttcatgtctGAAATGTCCAAAACCCCACATTTTATGGGATTTTTAGACGCTATATATTTCACGTGTGTGTTCTATCTAAAGTTCTGTTTTAAGTTTGTGGTAAAACTGTTGCTGTGTGCAGTGAGAGGCCTATTTCAGGCCATCAGTAATGACCATTAACACATAGATAAATGGATGTCTGCTCCGGTTCCTAAGAATTTAAATGATTTCCTGTTAGCTCGTGTGACAGGCTGAGGATGCGAACGCTCACACTCTTTCTTGACGAAAAGTTCGAAGTTTAAACGTTTCCTGTAGGCCTACTCCCCTTTTAATTTTTGTCATCGTGGTCGTTATACTGATCTTCATAATTAAATAACTTACAGTTGCACCGTTATTTTCTTAAATACATAATCGCTCTCTGGATTATGTTCACTAAACCTCGCTAAATCGCCTTGAAAAATTCCTTTTCATTTAGTTAGGGCTGGATCCCATATGTTCAGTCATTTCTGTAGCTGAGGGAAAAGGTTCCCATTCACAGTCATCCCAGTTATTTACAGTCATTTAATCACGTAGCTGTGGTACTGACATTCGAGGATAGTGTACGCAGACCTACATTGCATTACACTTTGGATTTCAGTGTCCAAGAATGCATCACAATTAAGCAAGATTCATTATTTACCAATAACGTTTGGCTTGTTTTCGTTTTCACTTTTGTTATTCGATTTTTGAATTCCTTTGAATCATTACACGATTCGCATGATACTAAATGGCACTTTTCCCAATTTCAAATGGAGAGTCAGTCTTCAGACAAGTATCTGAGGGTAAGCAGGAGAACTGGTGCGTAATGTTATGTAATATTTCGATACTTCTTCGCTTCTCTTTTGTATTTTAAcggtaaaaacaaaacaaaacaaaacaaaacaaaacaaaaacagcacatttcacGGCAGGTATATTTTTGATAATCTAACGTAATtgtgatttatttaattttttttcctcagggaAGCTAAAACGAAAAATTGACCGATTCTCAACATTTAGATTAATGTTTACACTGTTGCTGTAATGCTAAAATAAATGGATTGTGCAATATGACAATCGGCAAATTTAAACATACAATTTATTTAACGGAATCTACGAATCAATCTGTCGACCAACCAATGACACTTCAATAATGACATTTCCGTTCTATTTTAGCTCATCCACGAATTTTATCCCATATCGAAGCTCACCAGCTGCATTCCAGAAATGTCCGTGTTCCCTTTGCTCCAATAATTGATTGTACAGCACACCAATTGCGCTATTGATCAGTCTGTCAAGGTATTAATTTATGGTTAAGCTGCACTTTTTTATCAGCACAGGCCACTTTCCATCAAAGGTTTGAGCGGTCATCTGTCCATTCGCTTGCGGCATTACACGAGCCTGTATGTATGGAAATGTATGTCTCACAGCCTCTGGGAAGACGCTCTGAAGGCCTTAGGAATCTCGAATCTCGGTTTTCAGGTTAATCATTGGAAGCGTCTTTGGCCTCCGATCTAAAACAGGATACTTTAACATCCTGGATTATGAAATGGTCAAACTACTCCTTACGCTCTTCATGAACAGTGGAATAAAGTACAAACCGACTGTGCGGACACTCAAGCACGGACGCAGCGATAGCTTTGGTACAGTAAATCAGATTTTGATCAAAATATGTTTCCGTCGTTCGTTCTGCGTAGGCCGCCTTTGTTAGATAGAGCTCTGTGGAGccttggagagagaaaagagagagagcttcatGTTCAGCTGATAGAGAAACTGACTATGGCTCGGAGCTCGGTTTGCGGCCATGAGCGCTCATGCTGCCATGTCATCTGTCAGACTTTTCATGTGGTCTCCAGTGAACGGAGGATTAGTTCATTTTCAGTCGAACAATAATGCCATCGTTAAGTGTAAAATcgaaatgatttaaaacaatgCTTGTTTTAAATATGTGCTGGGTTTTTACGACTTAATGCAGAAATCGGTTTTCCAAACCTAAAAACTTTACAGCACGGAGGTCAAAGCAAATTCGGGTCGAATTTGTAATTAATGCATTCCTCATTTATATCTGTCTTCTTTTTGCAGTTATTTAAAGTCACTgctataacaacaacaaagttatgatgatgatgataatgatggtgatgatgatgatgatgatgatgatgatgatgatgatgatgatgattatccTTCTTTTAATTGTTGCAAATTCTAGAAATTCTGATAGAGCGTTAAACAGACGTTTACTGACGTTATAGACTcaagttttgtttcttttcttttaatgtcaAGTCATTTTAGGCCAGTTCTTTGTAATTATTACATCAGATTCTGAGAAGTTATTCTGACGTTTTTGCATTATTCTGACGTTTTTGCTATCGCTACGCCTTCATTTGGGCGGCATAACTTGAGGAAAAGTCATGGCggaaaatacagacagaccGGATAACCCCACTTCTTTTTTATCGACTGCGTCTCCCTCTAATTACATAATATCTGCACCTTCGTGCCAAAGCCTCCTTTCACATACACCGCCAAACAACTGAATGTCAGGTCCGCAtttgacagaaaaaagcaaCAATGAAAGGAATGAGGACAGCAGGCCGACCAAACGAGCAAACGACCAAACCAGCAAACGACGGctgctgttgtttctcttttcctttttcctttccttcatGAGCTTTGAGCAGACGGGCAAACGAGGCCAGACATCAACTTTCAACTTGACCTTGGCCTCCAGCCGCGGCTAAccctacgtgtgtgtgtgtgtgtgtgtgtgtaacagaggaaATGCCCGGGCAGAGCCGGATCTGTCCATAAATACTGACACGGAAATCAACCAGAGGTCAATGTAACATAGACTATTTTGCAATTGAACATATGAGACATAGGCTATATGTGATTTCAGGTCGCCTGTCCCTGTCGCGAGCAATTCTCTTTCATGAGGAAGACAGGTTATTGTACAGTCAGTTAAAgataaagtaataaaaatgacaaCCAGTGCGCCACGACAGAATCAGTGACAATCTATTTGAAAAGCGTATTCAGTTTAAATCAGTCTTTCTGGCTTGGGCTGAGTTGCGTGGACGGAGAAGAATGATTTTAGAACAGAGGCAGAACAAAACAGGTAGGAATCTCGTATTAATCATATAAGAAAATTCGGTCCCAgtcacgacaaaaaaaaaaaccccttaagATATTAGTAGCCATAACTAGGCCTATTTCTGTTTCGAAACTGATTTGCAGTGCGAGACAGTTCTCAGCATAGTAATTCCACTCTCAGTAATCAGCGAGTTAAATGACAGGTAAAAGCAGTGTAACACTGTAATACGCTCTATTTGGCTGTTTTACGATTTATTTCATGCGCAGTTACATCAAATTGGAAATCTACCTCGGTTCCACTTTGAAAGACTGCGCTTACCTCCCATGTGTTAAagtcaattttatttttaaatcccTCTATATCCTTATCAGATCGAAATGTCATTTATCGAGCTTGAAACATGTTATCTGCGGTTTACACATTTATCAACTTCTTTGCATATCACGTGTCTCAGTTCGGCCAATAATCGCTCGACCTTCATGTACAGAGGCGCATGAGTATCGGTTACCCTgagattctctctgtgtgtgtatatgtgtgtgtttgtatgtgtttcaaTCGTGAGGCTTTTCTGAAAAAGAGCAGCTTTGGCTTAATGCAGGGCGTGCTATGACAGCCTCGTTACTGCTCCACTCGCGCTGGATCGACCCGGTGATGTTTCTCTATGACAACGGCGCGGACAACATTAACAAAAGTATGGAGGGATTCGTGGGAAGCAATTTCACTGCGAACCAGTGCAGGAATCTCGTGTCCCACCCGACTTCACTGGCTCCGAGCACGACTTACGCGTCGAGCGAGGTGCCAGTATCTGGCATGAGTGAAGCTGTCAAACAATGCAGCCCCTGTTCGGCGGTACAGAGCTCCCCTGGTGCCTCTTTGCCCTATGGATATTTTGGCAGCGGTTACTACCAATGCAGGATGTCACATCACAACAGCAAATCCTGCGCGCAGCCTTCGTCTTACGGGGAGAAATACATGGACACGTCCATTTCTGGAGAGGAATTCCCATCCAGAGCAAAGGAATATACTTTTTATCAGGGATACTCGCCTGGCCCGTATCAACCTGTTCCGAGCTATCTGGACATGCCCGTAGTACCAGCGCTAAGCGCTCCGGCAGAACCGAGACACGACTCTTTATTGCCAGTTGAGACATATCAGCCCTGGACCATCGGTAACGGGTGGAACAGCCCGGTGTACTGTCCCAAAGACCAGACACAGTCAAACCATCTGTGGAAATCAACTATTCAAGGTAGGTCTGTCCATTTTCCCGATTTTCTCAGATCATCTCGACTGAAAAGTTAAACTGAAATATAGCTATTATTTCGCATTGTAATGATTTGATTGTATGGGGATGCCCGCGTCCATATACAGACAAttacgaaaaaaaaagtttctatcCTTTATTTGTTATCCAGTCGTTTATAAATGATTTTCAGACTTTATACTTCACCTGTCTTGCGTAATTACCCCAAGGCCTTTTCAGGTTTACGCTGTGACACTCTGGGCGAGCTAGCTTTCATGAATAGTAGATTTCTCAACAACGGTTTGATAAccccaactccccccccccccccccccccccagaaaacgGACCGGCAGCTGACTGCAGCTCAGTTCGGCGGGGGAGAAAGAAACGCGTGCCCTATACCAAGATCCAGCTAAAGGAGCTCGAGCGAGAATACGCCACGAATAAGTTCATCACCAAGGATAAACGAAGGAGGATTTCCGCCCAAACGAACCTGACGGAGCGACAAGTCACTATCTGGTTTCAAAACAGgcgagtgaaagagaagaaagtgaTTAGTAAATTCAAGACCATCAGTTAAAACcctcaaaatgaaagaaagccAAAACAAACGTTGTCAAAATTGAAGGAACTTTATGATAATTTATTCTCCACATTGCGCCTTCCTTCACGTCAGTGCTCACTGAGACTCTGTAGGATTGTGCGGAATTTTTTCTACTTAATTTTCCTGAGAACATTTTTACAGTTTGGGGCAGAAAAGGGTGAAGGAAATGTTCTAAATCTGTAGGTTtatttccccccttttttgttcattttgatgtGGCAATTCCCCATTTCAACCGCTTCAAGGATCACCGCTTGAAAATATTCAGATCCCGGGAGGATTATACTCAAACTGAAAATGGGGGCATCGTCTTTTTTAACTGCATATTCTTCTGACTTCACATGTGGGACTTGCCTCCTGTATAAATAAAGTACACCAGCATTACCCACTTCATCTATGGCAAAATATTCTGTTCGAAAGCACTTCATTTTCAATTACTTTGTATGATGTCTGTTTGCAGCATAAGCCTTTACGCCTGATTAGATCATCCCGTTTTGTTCTTCGgctttaaatatatttttaaatcacaATATGCAACAAGATAATCTCAAATTCGACTCAATTCACTTACTTTAATGTTTTTGGAAACGTTGAAAAATTAAAGAACTGAAACAGTTCACAAAAATATGTCATATAAACCCGAATTGTCATTGCTGAAATCCCCATGACGAAGGGTTTTAATTTTGAAatctattttcatatttttccctAGTTCTCTTTCTTCACCATTCATCATAGTTTTGTCATTATAAAGAGTCGGTGCTTCTGAACAAATAAATCAGTTCCTGCTATTTTCTTATTCACGTTCCTTCAGTTTACACATTGATTTTAGAGAGCTTAGGGAGAGTGACAGTTACAACAAACGCGTATATAACCATTAAAAACCTGGTTTGAGAGCGTCAGAATCTTTGGGCTGCCTAGCGTCTTGGGTTGCCATCTTGTGGATAATGTTTGTTATTGCAGCGCATTGAAACTCTGGgcaaatatttctcttttgGTCCAAATACGCcaacacataaaacatgcaGGTAATATAAGACAGAATACGCATAACACCCATATTTTAAtgcatattatttatttattcattgattaGAATTTTCTTTATAGATTTATCGACCCCTGTATTGGTGATTActttatgggaaaaaaaaacttcaactgaaggagaagaaagactGACAAAACGAGTTTTTTCTACTGGTTCATTGTGTCAAATATCTCTTTCAATTTTTGTATGAAAGAAAGACACTTTCactctgtatgagtgtgtatgtgtgtgtgggattgggtctctctctctctctctctctctctgtgtgggtgggtgtgggtttatgtgtgtgcggtGGAAAAGTAAAATTAATTGCAGCCTATAGTTTTCAGCTAAGGCTCTAAGACTCATATTTTCCCCAGTTAATCTCCACAGCTTTTCCAAATGGTTTTTAGTCTATCATGACAAATAATATTATCAACactgaatgaatgttttagTGGATGATCATGTTTTTACTCAGGAAACGCAACACATGCGCTCGATCATCAAAACCGTTGAATGACCGTTTACATCTGTGGTTGATCTCTTTtatttcagaacaaaaacaaaacatatccTGCCAAGAACAGCGAACAGCGATttcaaaaaacagtaaaaacacattttaataaattagcGGTTGGAAAGAAATTCAGATGTAAAGCTATGAGTTGGAAAATCATGTGTTGTCTATTCAGTAGCATAGCATATATTGCCAAATTGATCATAAATAccattattgttaaaaaaaaatcatctccattgcgtgtgtgtgagtgtttacattttttccaaGCGTTATTAAGCACAAATACGCAACGTCGATGCTGATTGGCCTGCCCCACACCTCACACAAATTTGTCACCTTTTAGTAACTGTAAGGACTCCCCTGGAAGATAAAAGGAAAGTCTGCCACACTGCACAAATTTAAGCATGACAGTGATCAACGTTCAGGTCTGAAAAACAGAGGCATGAAAGACAGGGTTTACTATCCTGTCCCTCTGAGTTTTTCTCAGCAGTAAAATAGGTACTCTGTGACGGCTTGACACAAATGCGCCATAACCCAACACTTTAAGTGGGCATGTGGTGACTCTTGTCGCgtcagccaatgagagaaaCGACTATGAGAATGCCCGGATGGACAGTGGACGCTGTGATAAACGGATTGTGGAAGCGTGCATGCCTGTTTTATACTGCCACCCCAAGGCCAAGTGTGCAATTACATGTCGATGTCGCGCTTCAAACGGGGCGGCGACCCCACAGTTCAAACTAAAATAATCTAaacttaattttttaaaaatccctGTTTATATCATGGCTTGGACCTCTGACGGAATCAGCGATGGGGGAAATATAAACAGTTTTACCACCCAGAATTTCTGTAAAGGTGTACTTCACGTTGATGGTATTTCAGACATCAGACACCAATTTTCGTATTTTACCTTTTTATACCAAGGACTCTTTATTATGAGAAGCGTTATTAGCCTGCCAATATTAAGCTAACGACCAGCAGAATGTCACAACAAACAGTTTTGGTAATGGTTTCAAGTGGTAATCGTGTAAAAGTCGCCCGTCACTCACTAGACCTAACGGAGATGAGAGTGGTGAGATAATATACAGTTTACAACTAAAATTCCCCACAAACATACTGTAAAGCTACAAAAAGCTTGCACTAATATTCccaattttcattcatttatgtcatcggagagagagagagagagagagtagttgTCTGGGCTTTTGACATAAATTAAATAATCTAATATATTCAGTATTCCTCAATCCACATGCCTACGCACCACTCTTGGTTAAGATGCATGGGCCACACACCAGTTTGTCCAAGGTTATGACTATTCAGCGTCGTTTCTCAAATGAATCTGTTTTCAGACTGTCTTTAATGCCGCCATCTTCGGTCACCTGCAGAAACAAGAACCATTTCAAAACTTTGCCACATTTCGAGAGGAAAATCTGACGAGCAAGTGCAGGGCACAATCTGGATTGAGTTAAATCAAAGTCCGTGACAAAGGCAATAATCACATCCCTCCCCAGTTGAATAGACCATACACGACATATtacaaaattaacaaaacacataTTCCTCGCAAAATTAGTCACAACAGTTTGCACCAGCACTGTGCGCAGACGGTGTGAACGTGTTGTCTCAAGGAGAAGAAATTTTCTAAAAGTTGTGATAGTGTACCACTGACGAATTTCCGAATCATTTAAACTATCGGTTGTTCTGGGTCAGTGAACATCACGCGACAATATCAGTAAACCAAACAGATTATGCTCCGTTACAACGAAAACTTCTCTTCGAAATAAACAAATTTGTCAAATGCAGTGTGATTGCAGCTTCATCATGCTTAGCCTACAGAAGGCATGAAGCGCGCGTGTGTTATATTAATTATAAAGTAAGTATAATCGACTGGACGTTTATAAATTCAACACGTATTAAAATGCAGTTAGATTGAATTTAAGCACGCGCCCAATATTAAATAGTTTCTGtttaaagaaaagcagaaaacgCGTAAATCAGTGAGACCTTATGATTAATATTTAAGACGGTTCAAacggtttatatatatatatacacacacacacacacgcacgcacacacacacacacgcacacacacacacacgcacacacgcacacacacacacacacatatatatatatatatatatatatacacacacacacagatttataataataatgctatTAATGCTCCGAAAACTGCACGAAAATTCAAATTAAGATTTCTGGCGTGGAACCGATGGTAAGCCTATTTGTTTGGCCAGTCGTAACAACTCTGCAAGGCAATACAATATAATTTTCTTCAGTTATTAGTGGTATGAACTGATGACAAATTGCTGTGCTTTCTGACGGCCTTAAGGGTGGACagagttctcttttttctccgGATGTTGGCCCAAACTTATGATGACAAGAGTGAGAATTTCTGACAATCCCTTAGTCCGCTTAACTAACTTCAACCGGTGAACGGGGTGTTTGTGGCCTTTACGTGGGCCCTGCAACTGACCCCCACCCGTCCGCTACTCAAACTTGAGGtcttacacacactacacactacaaaaACTACAGCACATTGAACTCATGGCTTGGTAGTTTGCCCCAGCAGTGAAACTGTAGTGACCATTTCAAACGAATAACATTTGCCGCTCTTTCATCACTAAAACGTCAACGGTTTGACTTTGTTTTCGCGGTTCTCCAGCAAATAATTTGTAgcattttttgcattttgagatCTCACCTCTCAGTTGAATATTACTGAGAGCAGTTTTTTACTCTTACCCATGACTTTGGGTGTGACTGAGGTTTAAATATCATGGCATCTCCGGATGCCAACCGTGGCCTGTTCACCGATAAAGGCACAGGTCACTTACTCGCAGGGCCATTAAACCGGGTCTGAATGTCAAGGAAGGTGTCCTTGTGCTTGCCACGCTGCATCTAATTAAGCTTTCAAAACTAAAATAGCAAAAAACGAATTTTCCTCTTTGGCGGAACCGAGGGTCATC from Chanos chanos chromosome 8, fChaCha1.1, whole genome shotgun sequence includes the following:
- the hoxa13b gene encoding homeobox protein Hox-A13b isoform X2, which codes for MTASLLLHSRWIDPVMFLYDNGADNINKSMEGFVGSNFTANQCRNLVSHPTSLAPSTTYASSEVPVSGMSEAVKQCSPCSAVQSSPGASLPYGYFGSGYYQCRMSHHNSKSCAQPSSYGEKYMDTSISGEEFPSRAKEYTFYQGYSPGPYQPVPSYLDMPVVPALSAPAEPRHDSLLPVETYQPWTIGNGWNSPVYCPKDQTQSNHLWKSTIQENGPAADCSSVRRGRKKRVPYTKIQLKELEREYATNKFITKDKRRRISAQTNLTERQVTIWFQNRRVKEKKVISKFKTIS
- the hoxa13b gene encoding homeobox protein Hox-A13b isoform X1, which gives rise to MTASLLLHSRWIDPVMFLYDNGADNINKSMEGFVGSNFTANQCRNLVSHPTSLAPSTTYASSEVPVSGMSEAVKQCSPCSAVQSSPGASLPYGYFGSGYYQCRMSHHNSKSCAQPSSYGEKYMDTSISGEEFPSRAKEYTFYQGYSPGPYQPVPSYLDMPVVPALSAPAEPRHDSLLPVETYQPWTIGNGWNSPVYCPKDQTQSNHLWKSTIQGRSVHFPDFLRSSRLKTDCSSVRRGRKKRVPYTKIQLKELEREYATNKFITKDKRRRISAQTNLTERQVTIWFQNRRVKEKKVISKFKTIS